Genomic window (Fluviispira vulneris):
TTGAATGGATTTTTGATAAAGCTTTAGTGGAAGCTATTTTACACGAAGAAAATCATACTAGTTATATTAATTTAATTAAAATGATCAGCATAAATATGGGAAATCAACTCCATATTCTTCGTGGACTTATTAAAGCCATACAAAAAGATTTTTCTTTTTTAGCATCTCATCCTATGCAAAAGATACAAGAATATAAACCAAGTTTACTTGAAAGGGCTTTGAGTCTTGCGCAAAATATCTTTCCATCAATTGTTACGTTAGCCGAAAAAGATAACAATTATACAGCAAAATATATTGCAAACTGGGCTATTGAAATTCCTATTCAAAATGAAGAAAGTCGTTTCTTTAAAAGAATTCATTGGCGTTGGATTCGAACACTCGCGGCGCATATTTGGGATGCAAGCCTACGTGAACCACCAAATTGGGTGATTGAGGGTGGCAGCCAATACTGTGCAACAATATTTCAAACTGCACCTGCACAATGGCTACAAGAGCACTCATTCCGTTTACTTGAAAAAGTTTACCAAGAAACTCTCGTTGAAAACTTTGAACCTGCTCAACAGCATTATGACTATGTCGAATTTATTGCACGATCAATGCGCAAAAAATCACCCTTTTTTGCCAGTAGAACAGAATCTCTCTATGCGCTTCATCTACTCTCTCGATTGACACGAACAGAAGCTATGCAATATGCAAGTGCCGAAGCACGTTTTCAATCGCAGCTCGCAAACTCACACAATAATCATGAGATTTCTGCTGAATTTGCTATGTGGAAAGAAATAATTCTCAACCCGAACATTGAAGAAAACTTAGGTAACAATCCCATAACGAGAGCACTTGCTGTGCTTGCAAGGCTCGCTAAGGAAACTTCAAAGAAATAAGAAAATAATATGTGTGGTTATTCTGGTCTTATTTTTTCTCCTAGCAGTACTTATGCAAAAGATTCACAAAATAAAGAAAAATTCTTTGCTGCAGCTGCACGTTTGCAGCATCGTGGCAATGAACCTATGCGCAAAGAAGCATTTAATAACCTTTTATTAGCTCATTTTCGCTTGGCATTCCAAGGAATTGCCACAAATATTCAACCCATGTTCAATCAAAATAAAAAATGGGTAATTACCTTCAACGGTGAGATCTATAACTTCCCAAAATTGAGAAAAAAAATCCAAACAGAATTTGAATATAATTTTCAAACAAAAGGCGATACTGAAGCCATTCTTGCTGGTTTTTTAAATTATGGTCAACAAATAAAAGATCTCTTAGAAGGTGAATACAGTTTCGTGATCAGTCGAACAGATGGTACAGAGATCTTTGCTATGCGTGACCCTTATGGAGTGAAACCTCTTTTTTTAGCCCTTGAAGGTGTCGACAGCAAAATTTTTGCCAATGCACAAGAAGTATATTTATTTGACACGAGATCCATTCATTTTGCCAGTGAAATAAAAGGACTGATGTGTGAAAAAAAATGGGATCGCAATGGATTTATCAAGCAATTTGTTGGATTATATGAACCAATTAGAACACCGTTTCAAAATATTATTCAATTGCCACCAAATTCTTTCTTATACGCAAAAAAAAGCGGTAATACATTCAATACAAAAATTCAAATTAATAATAAACCTATTCGAAATGCTTTTATTACAGAAGAAAAAAATGATAATGAATTGTATGGTGAATTCTCAAAAAGATTAAGCCGTTCAGTACACAACAGAATGCTATCCGAAACAGAACTCGGAGTTTATTTAAGCGGAGGAGTAGATTCCCGAGTTATAGCTTATGAGGCTTCACAATATTATTTAAAAAATAAAATTAATAAAAAATTAAAATCATTTACAATTAGTTTTAAAAACGAAGTCTTTGATGAGGCCAATGAATCTCTTGCTTACGCCCATAAGTTAAATTTTACCCCACATGTGCTTCAAATTCATGATCAAGATTTAGCGTATTCTTATAAACATGCAGTATATCATTCAGAGAATATTCAACCCTATACAAATGGAGCTGCAAAATGGTGGTTAAGCCGTTTTACAGCTAAATATGTTAAAGGTGTTTTAACCGGTGATGGAGCCGATGAGTTACTTTGTGGTTATCCAAGTTTCCAATATGTGAATTGGTGGAAATTTGCTTTACACAATCGTGAAGAAAAAAATTTATTCGACAAAATTGCAAAAACGCCTTTAGGTCAAAATTGGCGCGATTCAGTTTATGCAAAGAAGTTTTTAAATGAAAGTAAAGATCCTTGGGCCGCAGGCTCAAGTGCAGAAGGATTGGGAGAAGATTTTATTGAAAGTCTTACTGTTTGGGGAGTTCCTCATCCCCTTTTCACTCAGATAAAAACTATTGCAACATCCCTTTTAGGCGCAGATGAAGCAGATAAATTTTTAAAAGAACAGAGGGAATCTGTCTCTTCTTGGTTTGCATTTGGTCTAAAAAATAGTGATGAATTTCTCACAGATCCGAATAATTCCTTGTTACTTTGGCAAAATTACTTTGCAAGAACCCATCTACCAGTGCAAGTTCTTAATTGGGTTGGGGATAGAATGGAAATGGCAAATACTTTAGAAGGACGTACTCCATTTTTATCTATGGAAATGAAAAATTTTATTTATAATTTAAAAGATAATATGCTTATAAGAGGTTTTGAAAACAAATCAATTTTACGCAGAAGCTATAAAAGCAAAATTGATTCACATTATGCTATGGCTCCTAAAAAACAATTTGGTGCCCCTTTTCTCTTTGAAGAGAAGGAAATAAAAAAAAGTCAACAAAATATATTATTAAAAGCTAAAGAAACAAATTTATTTGAAGAAAAGGCAATTAAAGATCTTATTTTAGTACTTAATGATCCTTCATTTAAAAAGAAATCATCTCCTCATACATACACACACTTGCAAGCTGCTTTTCAAACATTTATGAGTTTTTCAATGATCGATGATAGTATCGTTAAGGAAATTACCCCAAAAAGAAACCTTGAGTATGAAGAAAAGGTTATTATTAATCAAAAAGTTTTTTAACTAATTCTTTGGCAATGTTATTGTAACTGTTGAATTTATAGAATTAAATTCACTTTCAATCGAAGCTTTATGTAAATCTAGAATTGGTTGAACTTTTTCTGCAATGAGTTGATCGATATACAGTGAAGTTCCGCTTGGTATACAAGTAAATATAACTTGTACATTTTTCTCATCTAGATTTTTTATTTCCACTGTGCATTTTGAGTTTGGAATCTCACGCATTGGATAAATAAGTTCATACATCAGTTCAGTGAATGCGCTGTGTATTTGCGGAAGTCGACACATAATTGTTATTTTTTCTGCAGGAGGGATATATTCTATTTCCGATAATTTTTTAGATATTTTTTCTTTTGCTGCTTGAATGGATAAAGCTAATAGCTCTTTTAAATCTTCTATTTGAAAAGATGCTGTTTCAATTTGTCTTGTCCTTGCTTCATTTATAATCGGTACCAACACTTTCACATATTTTTCCCGACCCGCGCTGAACTGTATGCCACAACCCATTTGTGCCCCAACTTTTGGGGTTTTACGCACCCAAGCAACTCTGCCTTTTCCTTCAATCACATCAGAATTTGTAAACTTCAATTTAAAATCTACTTTTTCATTTAACTCAGGAATATTTGAAGTAAGCGCCGCAAAGAAACCGCCAAAACTGATATTTGTCGAAAAAGTTGAGATATATTCAGAGGCTGACTCGAGTTTAATTTCTAAGCGCGAAATCAGTTCTACCCGCTCATCCAATCTTTTTGTATATCCAGCTCTACGTGAAAAGACCGCATCTTCCACAGAATAGTAAAGAGATTTTATATTAAATGGCTTTGTGTACAAAGCCCAAGCCCCCATAGCAATGGCCACTTCAGGCGTAAGAGTGCTCTTTTGATCAACTAAAAGAATTGCCACAGGTGGGGCTTCTGTTTTTGCTGCCATTTTTAATGAATCATAAAAATCAAAGAAATTTCCATCAGTTTGAATATGATCTGCAACGATAACTTCAGGTTTTTCTTTTTCACAGACTTCTGCTGCTTCTTTCAGTGAACTCGCACTAAAAACAGCGTATTTTTGATGTTCAAACTCAGTGCACATCGATTTTAATAAAGACTTGTCTTGACTCACAGCAAGAAATTTCACTAGTATCCTCCTTTGCAAAGCATATTTCGCAACTTTGCAAACTTGAAACAAAGACAGGAAAAGATTATGAGCTTCATCACGGCACTGATGGAACAAAATTCTACAATTGGATCTTCCTTTACTTATCTTTTTAGCACATTTGTCTCCGTTTTTGTAATGGTGGATCCTTTTGCAGCAATACCAGTGTATCTTCTTCTGACAGAGCGTTTCACCCCTGCCGATGTCAAAAAAACACGACGCAAATCCATCCTTGTTGCCTCAGCAATTTTGCTCACTTTTGCCATAACTGGTATGAGCGTTTTAAACTTTTTTGGTATCTCTATTTCAGCATTGCGCATAGCAGGAGGGATTTTACTCCTAAAATTTGCCCTCGATCATTTGAAAGGTGATTCAGAAAAAATTAAAAGCGATGAAGAAAATGAAAGCCTAACAAAAGATGACATTTCAATTGTCCCTTTAGCAATGCCACTGCTTGCTGGACCAGGAGCCATTTCAACAATTGTGACCCAAGCCACACGTGGCAAATCTTGGCTAGACTTTCTACTGCTTTTAATCGCTATTATTTTAGTTATGTGGGTCACCGCTATCTTTCTCAAATACAGTCAATATCTTTATCGCTTATTAGGAAAAACCGGTCTCAATTTAATGGGCAAAATTATGGGGATTCTTATAGCAGCGATTGCAGTAGAATTTATCATCATAGGTGTCAGTGAGGCATACAAGAATCTAATAAAATAAGTCAATGGATGAGGGCAAGAAGCATTCCATAACATATAAAAAGTTGAGCTAGATAATAGCTAGCCCAAATCATATATGCACTTCCTTTAATAGTCTTAACAAATTTTTGTATCGCTAAAATTGAATCAGAAATAGCAAATAAGAAAGCACCAATTATTAAAATATAATTAAAATTTATTACAAAAATTGAACCAATAACCATACAAGCCAAAACACCCATATATATAAAGACTGGAATTTTCAAATTACCTAATCTTTTATACAGAACTCTAAGCATAACAACAAAATAAATAGAAATAGTGATTACTAATATTAATTTTTGCCAAAAATTCTCAGATATATTCCCTGCATATTTAATAAATATAAAAGAATAAATAATATGTGATAATAAAAAAG
Coding sequences:
- a CDS encoding asparagine synthetase B family protein — translated: MCGYSGLIFSPSSTYAKDSQNKEKFFAAAARLQHRGNEPMRKEAFNNLLLAHFRLAFQGIATNIQPMFNQNKKWVITFNGEIYNFPKLRKKIQTEFEYNFQTKGDTEAILAGFLNYGQQIKDLLEGEYSFVISRTDGTEIFAMRDPYGVKPLFLALEGVDSKIFANAQEVYLFDTRSIHFASEIKGLMCEKKWDRNGFIKQFVGLYEPIRTPFQNIIQLPPNSFLYAKKSGNTFNTKIQINNKPIRNAFITEEKNDNELYGEFSKRLSRSVHNRMLSETELGVYLSGGVDSRVIAYEASQYYLKNKINKKLKSFTISFKNEVFDEANESLAYAHKLNFTPHVLQIHDQDLAYSYKHAVYHSENIQPYTNGAAKWWLSRFTAKYVKGVLTGDGADELLCGYPSFQYVNWWKFALHNREEKNLFDKIAKTPLGQNWRDSVYAKKFLNESKDPWAAGSSAEGLGEDFIESLTVWGVPHPLFTQIKTIATSLLGADEADKFLKEQRESVSSWFAFGLKNSDEFLTDPNNSLLLWQNYFARTHLPVQVLNWVGDRMEMANTLEGRTPFLSMEMKNFIYNLKDNMLIRGFENKSILRRSYKSKIDSHYAMAPKKQFGAPFLFEEKEIKKSQQNILLKAKETNLFEEKAIKDLILVLNDPSFKKKSSPHTYTHLQAAFQTFMSFSMIDDSIVKEITPKRNLEYEEKVIINQKVF
- a CDS encoding PilZ domain-containing protein; translated protein: MKFLAVSQDKSLLKSMCTEFEHQKYAVFSASSLKEAAEVCEKEKPEVIVADHIQTDGNFFDFYDSLKMAAKTEAPPVAILLVDQKSTLTPEVAIAMGAWALYTKPFNIKSLYYSVEDAVFSRRAGYTKRLDERVELISRLEIKLESASEYISTFSTNISFGGFFAALTSNIPELNEKVDFKLKFTNSDVIEGKGRVAWVRKTPKVGAQMGCGIQFSAGREKYVKVLVPIINEARTRQIETASFQIEDLKELLALSIQAAKEKISKKLSEIEYIPPAEKITIMCRLPQIHSAFTELMYELIYPMREIPNSKCTVEIKNLDEKNVQVIFTCIPSGTSLYIDQLIAEKVQPILDLHKASIESEFNSINSTVTITLPKN
- a CDS encoding MarC family protein, with amino-acid sequence MSFITALMEQNSTIGSSFTYLFSTFVSVFVMVDPFAAIPVYLLLTERFTPADVKKTRRKSILVASAILLTFAITGMSVLNFFGISISALRIAGGILLLKFALDHLKGDSEKIKSDEENESLTKDDISIVPLAMPLLAGPGAISTIVTQATRGKSWLDFLLLLIAIILVMWVTAIFLKYSQYLYRLLGKTGLNLMGKIMGILIAAIAVEFIIIGVSEAYKNLIK
- a CDS encoding lysoplasmalogenase; amino-acid sequence: MLNVVSFIVLSMFFSFVYFVTIKLQPYRLHWLIKGCSISFLAAFAFFNFPNSIALVFTAALVFSSVGDIFLAYSEEKYFVHGLVSFLLSHIIYSFIFIKYAGNISENFWQKLILVITISIYFVVMLRVLYKRLGNLKIPVFIYMGVLACMVIGSIFVINFNYILIIGAFLFAISDSILAIQKFVKTIKGSAYMIWASYYLAQLFICYGMLLALIH